A genomic window from Montipora capricornis isolate CH-2021 chromosome 8, ASM3666992v2, whole genome shotgun sequence includes:
- the LOC138059538 gene encoding uncharacterized protein, producing the protein MPESSTNVEPKGKKDNLKRRNVASTAEHIEANVEVVDGAVGAKTDLQELTASLKQGFAQMSHDLSKTIAESFKLFQSELEIQYEDIAGVEQEETPQTANDHEVNGEPPAKKKKKDTKTTSIEEAVTKLTDSAGAQETPSNEGNFEVLNSLKQELKKEETGPRVNAELANVVNAMVKEGLPEEKLQEKLNKYHRPENCESLTKVRVNQSIWDHLTPAVRSQDVRLQKVQTSIFKGMCALTTMIDKCLDHIPSLQNGNDLLQLATDALALFANANSELNQRRRELIKPDLHDEYKHLCSSSLAITDQLFGDDLPKQVKELTEVNRVGKKLSTHTGRSTAKPDYRRHNLYTHGRGRPRYQQYRKPFLGSWKNDHKHPPTFKRKKEGKST; encoded by the coding sequence ATGCCTGAAAGTTCGACTAATGTTGAGCCTAAGGGCAAGAAAGACAACTTAAAACGGAGAAATGTGGCTTCTACAGCCGAACATATCGAAGCGAATGTTGAAGTTGTTGATGGCGCCGTTGGCGCCAAAACTGACCTGCAAGAGTTGACTGCTTCTTTGAAACAAGGATTTGCCCAGATGTCTCACGATTTATCTAAGACCATTGCAGAGTCTTTTAAACTGTTCCAGTCAGAATTGGAAATACAGTACGAAGACATAGCGGGCGTAGAACAGGAGGAAACTCCTCAGACCGCGAATGACCACGAGGTCAACGGGGAGCCCCctgcgaagaagaagaagaaagatacTAAAACTACAAGCATCGAGGAAGCTGTGACAAAGCTAACTGATTCAGCCGGGGCTCAGGAAACGCCTTCTAATGAAGGAAATTTTGAAGTGCTTAATAGCTTAAAGCAAGAGCTAAAGAAAGAGGAAACGGGTCCAAGAGTTAATGCAGAGCTGGCCAATGTGGTTAACGCCATGGTCAAAGAGGGCCTGCCGGAAGAGAAActtcaggaaaaactgaatAAGTATCACAGACCAGAGAACTGTGAATCGTTGACAAAAGTccgagtaaaccaatcaatatGGGATCATTTAACTCCAGCAGTTCGATCGCAAGATGTTAGACTGCAAAAGGTGCAGACATCCATCTTCAAGGGAATGTGTGCATTGACCACTATGATCGACAAATGCCTAGATCATATCCCGTCGCTTCAAAATGGAAACGACCTGTTGCAATTGGCAACAGATGCGCTAGCTTTGTTTGCTAATGCAAATAGCGAACTAAACCAACGCCGAAGAGAATTGATTAAACCTGACCTGCACGACGAATATAAACACCTTTGCTCTTCGTCGCTGGCAATCACCGACCAATTATTTGGCGATGATCTCCCTAAACAGGTGAAAGAGTTGACCGAGGTCAACCGCGTTGGTAAGAAACTGTCTACGCACACTGGAAGATCAACGGCTAAGCCTGACTATCGCAGGCACAATCTTTATACTCATGGCCGTGGACGCCCAAGATACCAACAATACAGGAAGCCTTTTTTGGGCTCGTGGAAAAACGACCACAAACATCCTCCGACTTTCAAGAGGAAGAAGGAGGGGAAGTCCACGTGA